From the Deltaproteobacteria bacterium genome, one window contains:
- a CDS encoding response regulator, producing the protein MTRYADLFQSAETPTAASPPGGEPVGEAAERFTLLFVDDEESVLHALRRIFLEENYEIRTARAAEDAIRILEEEKVHLVVTDHRMPGMTGAQFLREVKKRWPETIRIMLTGYADVQSILGAVNEG; encoded by the coding sequence ATGACCAGATACGCTGACCTGTTCCAGAGCGCGGAGACCCCGACGGCGGCCTCCCCCCCGGGAGGAGAGCCCGTGGGAGAGGCGGCGGAGCGATTCACGCTCCTGTTCGTGGACGACGAGGAGTCGGTTCTCCACGCCCTGCGCCGCATCTTCCTCGAGGAGAACTACGAGATCCGCACCGCCCGGGCCGCGGAGGACGCCATCCGGATCCTCGAGGAGGAGAAGGTCCACCTCGTCGTCACGGACCACCGGATGCCGGGGATGACCGGGGCGCAGTTCCTTCGCGAGGTCAAGAAGCGGTGGCCGGAAACGATCCGGATCATGCTCACCGGCTACGCGGACGTCCAGTCGATCCTCGGCGCGGTGAACGAGGGG
- a CDS encoding ATP-binding protein: MPTDSEGRRPIVYCVGEERALRDVLPESEAAALLAAASRAGLRGVRVVDTGGKALWGSGDDVPPPGEGDPRRSILLEGEPAGSVVLPAGAARGETQDALLALLADTLAAMAHTNLKRMLTTETHTEVVNRSYEELLETNRSLSASEQRYRELAGTLEIKVRERTEELSRAMARLVQQEKMASVGQLAAGVAHEINNPLAFVTSNLQTLKKYTERFLDIIARYQRVFEQGGVAQQDRDDLRKHRESLRLDAISADAGDLLRQTLEGTERVRKIVSDLKGFSHVDEEGEAPADLNREIDRTLSVMTHEIPAGAAIAREFSPLPVIPCRPGAFNQLFLGLLRNAFQARQEGLRVTIRTGVSEDRIRIDFADNGPGVPADLRTRIFEPFFTTRDVGKGKGLGLTVAYDIVTAHGGTIDVEDTPGGGATFVLQLPIRRGSHDQIR; encoded by the coding sequence GGGCGGGTCTTCGCGGCGTGCGCGTCGTCGACACTGGCGGGAAGGCCCTCTGGGGAAGCGGGGACGACGTTCCGCCGCCGGGGGAGGGAGACCCGCGGCGCTCCATCCTTCTCGAGGGGGAACCGGCGGGCAGCGTCGTCCTTCCGGCCGGGGCGGCCCGTGGAGAGACGCAGGACGCCCTCCTCGCCCTGCTCGCGGACACCCTCGCCGCGATGGCGCACACCAACCTGAAGCGGATGCTCACCACGGAGACGCACACCGAGGTGGTCAACCGGTCGTACGAGGAGCTGCTGGAGACGAACCGGAGTCTTTCGGCGTCCGAGCAGCGGTACCGCGAGCTCGCCGGGACCCTGGAGATCAAGGTGCGGGAGCGGACGGAGGAACTCTCCCGCGCCATGGCGCGGCTGGTCCAGCAGGAGAAGATGGCCTCCGTCGGCCAGCTGGCCGCGGGGGTCGCGCACGAGATCAACAACCCCCTCGCCTTCGTCACGAGCAACCTCCAGACGCTGAAAAAGTACACGGAGCGGTTCCTCGACATCATCGCCCGGTACCAGCGGGTGTTCGAACAGGGCGGGGTGGCGCAGCAGGACCGGGACGACCTGCGAAAGCACCGGGAGTCGCTCCGGCTGGACGCCATCTCGGCGGACGCGGGGGACCTCCTCCGACAAACGCTGGAGGGCACGGAGCGTGTCCGGAAGATCGTGTCGGACCTGAAAGGGTTCTCCCATGTCGACGAGGAAGGGGAAGCGCCCGCGGACCTGAACCGGGAGATCGACCGCACCCTCTCGGTGATGACGCACGAGATCCCGGCGGGAGCCGCGATCGCGCGGGAATTCTCCCCCCTCCCGGTGATCCCGTGCCGGCCGGGGGCGTTCAACCAGCTGTTCCTCGGCCTGCTTCGGAACGCGTTCCAGGCACGGCAGGAGGGGTTGCGGGTGACGATCCGCACCGGAGTATCGGAGGACCGGATCCGCATCGACTTCGCCGACAACGGCCCGGGGGTGCCCGCCGATCTGCGGACGCGTATCTTCGAACCGTTCTTCACCACGCGGGACGTCGGGAAGGGGAAGGGTCTGGGGCTGACCGTGGCGTACGACATCGTCACCGCGCACGGGGGAACGATCGACGTGGAGGACACCCCCGGCGGGGGGGCGACGTTCGTGCTGCAATTGCCGATCCGGAGAGGGAGCCATGACCAGATACGCTGA